TTTCTCGGCACCCTGTTCGCGATCAGGGACCAGCCCTTCATCCACGACTGGATGCTCTGGGGCTCGCTCGTCGTCGCCGTCGTCGGGACCCTCGCGGTGGACGTCGCCTGCGTCGTGACCGCGCGGCTCGGCAACGTCAGCGACGTGAGCCTTGCGACGCGAGACGATTTCGACAGTACGTCGAAATCCGGTAACGTCGACGCCAGTTGACCTCGCTGCGGCCGGGCGAGCGCCCGGCGAAGGGCGTGAACCTGGAAATTTCTTGATAGGATTTTTCCCGGGGCTGTGCGCAGGGTCGAGCTATGCCCGGCGGGTGCCCCGCCGCCCCGAGTCACCCGCGGCACCGCGACATGTTGCCGTGTTCGAGACAGGAGATCACTCTGTTCGCCTCAGCCCTGAACCTCCCAGTTTTCACTGCTGCGGCCCGCGGAGGCGACGGTGAGTTTCACCCGCCGAGTCTCGACTACGAGTTCGATCTCCCGCTGTTCCTCCACACGTTCTTTGGCATCCCGGACGATCAGCCGTACGACCTGAATCGCATCATTTTGGTGCGTCTCATCGCGATCCTCGCGATGGTCGTGTTGTTCTGGCTCGCATTCCGTCGTCCGAAGATCGTCCCGGGCAAGCTGCAGTCGCTCGGGGAACTCGGCATCGGGTTCGTCAAGTCGAACATCGTCGACGACGTGCTGGGCGAGCGGCTCGGAAAGAAGTACCTGCCGCTGCTCGCCGCGATGTTCTTCGGTATCTTCTTCATGAACATCACGGGCATCATCCCGGGCCTCAACATCGGCGGCACCTCGACGATCGCCATGCCGCTCGTGCTCGCCGTGGTGAGCTACATCGCCTTCATCTACGCGGGCTTCCGCGAGGCGGGAGTCGGCACGTTTTTCCGCAACGCGCTGTTCCCCCCCGGAGTGCCGTGGCCGATGTACATCCTGCTCACGCCCATCGAGCTCGTGAACATCTTCATCGTGCGGCCCGTCTCACTCGCACTGCGTCTGTTCCTGAACCTCATGGTCGGCCACCTGCTGCTCGTCCTCTGCTTCGGCGCAACGCACTTCTTCGTGTTCACGCTTGGCGGCGTCGATTCGTTCTTCGCGATCCCGACGCTCCTCGGCGGCTTCATCATGACGCTCGTCGAACTGCTCGTCTCGGTGCTGCAGGCGTTCGTCTTCACGCTGCTGACCGCCGTGTACATCCAGCAGGCCGCAGCCAAGACCCACTAGACCCGCACTGACTCCCGACGAAGCACCCCGCTTCACCAACCCCACGAGAGGAACCCCTGTGGACACCACCACGCTCGCCGAGATCTCCGGCAACATCGCGACCGTCGGTTACGGCCTCGCCGCCATCGGCCCCGGCATCGGCATCGGTATCGTCGCCGGCAAGACCGTCGAGGCCATGGCCCGTCAGCCTGAGATGGCCGGCCGCCTCCAGGTGACGATGTTCCTCGGCATCGCGTTCACCGAGCTGCTCGCCTTCATCGGCGTCGCAACGTACTTCATCTTCCAGTAAGGCATCGGACGCATGATCAGCAACGCAGTCGCAGCGGCGGAGGAGAGCGACTTCAACGTCCTCGTTCCGCCCCTCTACGACATCGTCTGGTCGCTCGTTGTCTTCATCGTCATCGCCCTCTTCTTCTGGAAGTTCGTGATTCCGATGTTCACCAAGGTGATCAACGAGCGCGAAGAGAAGATCGAGGGCGGTCTCAAGAAGGCCGAGCAGGCCCAGGCGGAGGCCGCGAACAAGCAGGCCGAGCACGAGGAGCTCCTGAAGGAGGCGCGGGCCGAGGCAGCGGGAATCCGCGAGCAGGCTCGTGCGGAGGCCGAGGCGATTCGTGCCGAGAAGAAGGCCGAGCTTCAGGCAGAGCTCGACCGTCAGACGGCAACGGCCAAGGCGCAGATCGAGGCCGAGCGACAGGCAGCGGTCGTTTCGCTGCGCTCCGAGGTCGGTTCGCTCGCGGTCGGGCTCGCGTCCGGCGTCGTCGGTGAGAGCCTGAAGGACGACCAGCGCGCGAATGCGCTCGTCGACCGGTTCCTCGCCGACCTCGACAACGACCAGAAGGCAGGAACGCAGTACTGATGGGCAGCGCCACCAAGCACGCACTCCGTACCCTGAAGGGCGAGGTCGACCGCGCGGCGGGCGCCACGCTCGCCACGGGCGCTGAGCTGTTCGATGCGATCGATGTGATCGTGCAGCAGTCGCAGCTGCGACAGGCGCTCGCCGACGCGAGTGCCGACGCGGCCGCGAAACGCGCCGTTGTCGAGCGCGTTTTCGGCGCCCGGTTCGACCCTCGTGCCGTGAGCCTCATTGCGTCTGCCTCGACGCAGCGGTGGTCGAACGAGTCGGAGTTCGCGCTCGGTCTGCAGGAGCTCGGTGTCCGTGCCGTCAGCCAGTTCTCTGGCGAGCACGACCGCATCAGTCAGGAACTGCAGGGCTTCCTCGATGTCGTGACCTCGAACCCCGACCTCGAGCTCACACTCGGCTCGAAGCTCAGCGACCCCGAGGGCAAACGCCGCATCATCGACCGGGTGTTCGCCAGTCACCTCGGTGAGGCCACGCTCACGATCCTTCGACACCTCGTGTCGCTTCCCGCGGGTCGCCGTACTCGCCGGCTCGTCGGGTGGGCGCAGGACATCGTCGCCGACCAGGCCAGCCGGCAGGTCGCGACGGTGACCGTCGCCAGGCCGATCGACGAAGCGCAGTTCGCCCGCCTGCAGGGCGCCCTCGCGCGTCACTTCGGGCGGCCGGTGACCATCGCGCAGGTCGTCGACCCGGCTGTCATCGGCGGGCTGCGGGTGCAGTTCGGCGATGACGTGATCGACAGCACGGTGCAGTCGAAACTCGGCCACCTCCGACGCCAATTCGCGTAGACGCGACTCCAGAACCTCCAGGGGCGTCGCCCCGCAGACCTAGGGAAAAACATGTCAGAACTCACCATCAACCCGGATGAGATCCGCAGCGCGCTCCAGGACTTCGCCGCCACCTACCGGCCCCAGGAGACGACGGCCACCGAGGTCGGACGCGTCATCGATGCCGCCGACGGCATCGCGCACGTCGAAGGCCTGCCGAGCGCGATGGCGAACGAGCTGCTCCGCTTCGGTGATGGAACGCTCGGCCTCGCGCTCAACCTCGACGAGAACGAGATCGGTGTCGTCATCCTCGGCGAGTTCGCTGGCATCGTCGAGGGACTCGAGGTGCACCGCACCGGCGAGGTTCTCTCGGTCGCCGTTGGCGACGGCTACCTCGGTCGCGTGGTCGACCCGCTCGGCAATCCCATTGACGGTCTCGGCGAGATCGAGGCGGAGGGCCGCCGCGCGCTCGAGCTTCAGGCCCCCGGCGTCATGCAGCGCAAGAGCGTTCACGAGCCGCTCGAGACGGGCATCAAGGCGATCGACGCCATGATCCCCGTCGGCCGTGGACAGCGCCAGCTCATCATCGGCGACCGCCAGACCGGCAAGACGGCCATCGCGATCGACGCGATCATCAACCAGAAGGCCAACTGGGAGTCGGGCGACCCCACCAAGCAGGTTCGCTGCATCTATGTCGCCATCGGCCAGAAGGGGTCGACGATCGCGTCCGTCAAGGGCGCGCTCGAGGACGCCGGTGCGATGGAGTACACGACGATCGTCGCGGCGCCCGCGTCGAACGCCGCCGGCTTCAAGTACATCGCGCCCTACACGGGTTCGGCCATCGGCCAGCACTGGATGTACGGCGGCAAGCACGTCCTCATCATCTTCGACGACCTCTCGAAGCAGGCAGAGGCCTACCGTGCGGTCTCGCTGCTGCTGCGCCGCCCGCCTGGCCGTGAGGCTTACCCCGGTGACGTGTTCTACCTCCACTCGCGTCTGCTCGAGCGGTGCGCCAAGCTGAGCGATGAACTCGGCGGGGGATCGATGACGGGACTTCCGATCATCGAGACGAAGGCGAATGACGTCGCGGCGTATATCCCGACCAACGTCATCTCGATCACGGACGGCCAGATCTTCCTGCAGTCCGACCTCTTCAACGCCAACCAGCGCCCGGCCGTCGACGTGGGCATCTCGGTCTCTCGCGTGGGTGGCGATGCTCAGCGCAAGCACATCAAGAAGGTCTCGGGGACGCTCAAGCTCGAGCTTGCCCAGTACCGCTCAATGCAGGCCTTCGCGATGTTCGCATCTGACCTCGACGCGACGACGCGCCGGCAGCTCGAGCGCGGTGCCCGCCTCACCGAACTGCTGAAGCAGCCCCAGTACTCGCCGTACCCCAGCGAGGACCAGGTCGTCTCGGTCTGGGCCGGCACGAACGGCAAGCTCGACGACGTCGCCGTCGAAGATGTGCTGCGCTTCGAGTCCGAGATGCTTGACTACTTCCGTCGCAACACGACCGTGCTCGATACCCTGCGGGAGTCAGGCAAGCTCGAGGATGAGACGCTCGCCGAGATCGAGGCCGGTGTCGATGCCTTCCGCAAGACGTTCCAGACGGGGGAGGGCAAGCCGCTGACCTCCGTAGGACACGAGGAGTTCGAGGCGACCGCCGAGGAAGACGTCAACCAGGAGCAGATCGTCCGGGGCAAGCGCTAACCGGCGCCGGAACCGGAATTCGGGAGAAGCATGGGAGCACAACTTCGGGTCTATCGGCAGAAGATCCGCTCTGCCCAGACGATGAAGAAGGTGACCCGCGCCATGGAGCTCGTCTCCACGTCGCGGATCGCCAAGGCTCGTGCGCGCATGGCCGAGTCGAACCCGTATGCACGGGCGGTCACGCAGGCGGTTTCGGCCGTCGCGACGCACAGCGACATCGATCACATCCTCACGACCGAGCGCGAGCAGGTCCGTCGTGCCGCCGTCGTCGTCTTCACGAGCGACCGCGGCCTCAACGGCGCCTTCTCGGCCAGCGCGCTGAAGGAGGCGGAGCAGCTCACGGAGCTGCTGCGTTCGCAGGGCAAGCAGGTCGAGTACTACCTCGTCGGCCGGAAGGCCCAGGGTTACTTCGCCTTCCGCCAGCGGCCGTCGGTGCGGCAGTGGAGCGGCTCGACAGATCGGCCCACGTTCGAGACGGCGCAGGAAATCGGCGAAGAGCTCGTCGGTCGCTTCTCGACGCCCTACGAGGACGGCGGTGTGGAGGAAATCCACATCATCTACAACCGATTCGTCAGCATGGTCACGCAGGAGCCGACCGTGGTTCGCCTGCTGCCGCTGGAGGTCGTCGAGGGGGTCGATGAGCCCGGCGATCACGAGCTGTTTCCCCTCTACGACTTCGAACCGGATGCCGACTCGGTATTGCACGCGCTCCTGCCCGTGTATATCGAGGCTCGACTCTTCAACGCCATGCTGCACTCAGCCGCCAGCGAGCATGCCGCCCGCCAGCGGGCCATGAAGTCGGCGACCGACAATGCCGACAAGCTGGTGAACGACTACACCCGCCTCGCCAACAACGCGCGTCAGGCCGAAATCACGCAGCAGATCTCAGAGATCGTCGGCGGCGCCGACGCGCTCGCCGCCTCATAACCCGCGCGCATACGCAAGAAAAGGACAGCACATGACGAACACCCTGCTCGCTCAGGGGGAGGCCGCCACGCAGGCCGGCGTCGGTCGCATCGCCCGAGTCACGGGCCCAGTGGTCGACATCGAGTTCCCGCACAACGCGATCCCCGGCATCTACAACGCGCTCGAGACCGAGGTGCGCCTCGGGGAGGAAACCCAGCGCCTGACGCTCGAAGTCGCGCAGCACCTCGGCGACGACCTCGTGCGCGCGATCGCCCTGAAGCCGACCGACGGCCTCGTCCGCGGCCAGGAGGTTCGCGACACGGGGGCACCGATCTCCGTGCCCGTCGGTGACGTCACCAAGGGCAAGGTCTTCAACGTGACCGGCGACGTGCTCAACGATGCGATGATCACGGAACCGTACGAGATCACCGAGCGGTGGCCGATCCACCGCGAACCGCCGGCGTTCGACCAACTCGAGTCGAAGACGCAGCTGTTCGAGACCGGCATCAAGGTCATCGACCTGCTCACGCCGTACGTCCTCGGGGGCAAGATCGGTCTCTTCGGTGGTGCCGGCGTCGGCAAGACGGTCCTCATCCAGGAGATGATCCAGCGCGTCGCCTCCGACCACGGTGGTGTCTCGGTCTTCGCGGGCGTCGGTGAGCGCACGCGTGAAGGAAACGACCTCATCTTCGAGATGGAGGAGGCCGGCGTCTTCGACAAGACCGCACTCGTGTTCGGCCAGATGGACGAACCGCCGGGGACGCGACTTCGCGTCGCGCTCTCCGCCCTCACGATGGCCGAGTACTTCCGCGACGTGCAGCAGCAGGACGTGCTGTTGTTCATCGACAACATCTTCCGTTTCACGCAGGCGGGCTCCGAGGTGTCGACCCTGCTGGGCCGCATGCCGTCGGCGGTCGGCTACCAGCCCAACCTGGCTGACGAGATGGGTCTCCTGCAGGAGCGCATCACCTCGACGCGAGGCCACTCGATCACGTCGCTGCAGGCCATTTACGTGCCCGCTGACGACTACACCGACCCGGCCCCTGCGACGACGTTCGCGCACCTCGACGCCACGACCGAGCTCTCACGTGAGATCGCCTCGCGCGGTCTCTACCCGGCCGTCGATCCCCTGACCTCGACCAGCCGCATCCTCGACCCGCGGTATCTCGGCGCCGACCACTATCGGGTCGCGACGACGGTGAAGCAGATCCTGCAGAAGAACAAGGAGCTGCAGGAGATCATCGCCATTCTCGGTGTCGACGAGCTCCCGGAAGAAGACAAGATCACGGTGTCGCGCGCGCGCCGCATCCAGCAGTTCCTCTCACAGAACACCTACATGGCGAAGAAGTTCACGGGTGTCGAGGGATCGACGGTTCCGCTGAAAGAGACGGTCGAGTCGTTCGACGCGATCAGCCGCGGAGACTTCGACCACGTGCCCGAGCAGGCGTTCTTCAACGTCGGGCCCATCTCGGACGTCGAAGAGAAGTTCGCGCAGATGCAGAAGGAACAGGGCTAGCCATGGCCGGAGCCAGTCAACTGTCGGTCAACGTCGTGTCGGCCACCTCCCAGGTGTGGGAGGGCGATGCCAGGCAGGTCGTAGCCCGCACCACCGAGGGTGAGATCGGCGTGCTGCCCGGTCACGAGCCGGTGCTCGCGATCCTGGGCGACGGACAGGTTCGCGTGACGTCAGTCGACGGCAGCGTCGTGACGGCAACTGCGGCCGACGGCTTCCTCTCGGTCAACAACGACGTCGTCACCATCGTGGCTCGGCGCGCGTCGCTGAACAAGGGAGAATGACCTCCGGTTTTCTCGTACTGCTGCCGCCATCCGAGACCAAACGGGATGGCGGCATCAGTGCGTTCGGGCCGGATGCTCCTGCCGCGGCGTCGCTCGCCGAGGCCGCGCGCGATCCGAGCGCCTCGCTCTCGTGGCCGTCGATGGGCAGCGTTCGTGACGAGCTCGTCGGTGATCTGGTCGCCCTGGCCGGCGATGCGGAGCGCATGGCCGCAGCCTTCAAGCTGAGCGACAAGCTCGCGGCGGTGGAGGCGGAGCGGAATCGTGCGCTGCGGACGGCTCCGAGGCTGCCGGCGGTGCTGCGGTACACGGGAGTGCTCTACGACGCCCTTGACGCGGGATCGCTCGACGCCGAGGCATGCCGTTGGCTGGCGGGTCACGTGGCCATCCACTCCGCCCTGTACGGACTCGTCGGGGCCGGTGAGCCGATCGCGGCCTATCGGTGCTCCGCGAACTCGCGGCTTCCGGGTCGATCGCTCAAACAGCGCTGGGCATCGCGCGTCGCCGATGCGCTGACGGCGCACGACGGCACGGTGCTCGACCTGCGGTCGAACGGGTACCGGGCGCTCGGTGCGGCAGGAGCACGGAGCATCGTTGCCGACATCGTGACGGATGACGGGGCCGGGGGCGTTCGCGCACTCAACCACTTCAACAAACAGGCCAAGGGCGAACTCGTACGAGCCCTGGCCGTCAGCGAGCGCGGACGGGCCCTGCCCCCCGACGTCGACGTCGATCGACTCTGCGCGACGCTCGGTGAAGTCGGTTTCCACGCGGAACCGGTGTCTGCCTCGCGGCTTCGCTGCTGGGCGAACGACTCGGTGCATGCGTAGACTCGCTGGGTTGCGCCGTCCTGAACGGCATCGCTCGGAGGGAGTCCAATGGAATCCGATATGCCGGTGCCCGGGTGGGCTTCTGTCCTCATCGGCGCGTTCGTGTATCTGCTGCTCATCGCCGGCATCTATGTGCTCTACGCGATCACGATGGCGGCGCTCTTCAAGAAGATGGGCATTGAGGGCTGGAAGGCGTGGGTGCCCATTTACAACTCGTGGACCTTCCTCGAGGCGGGCGGGCAGAAGGGGTATTGGGCACTCTTCTCGTTGATCGGCCTCAGCATCATTCCCTTGATCTTCATGATCATCGGGGCCCTTCGGATCCAGAAGGGTTTCGGGAAGGACGCCTGGTGGATCGTCCTGTTCATCGTGCTCAGCCCGGTCTGGTGCGGCGTTCTCGGCTGGGGGTCTGACGTCTATGATCCGCGGCGCATCGATGTCGCGGGTGGCGCAGGCCCGTTCGCTCCCTCGGGCTATGGCGCTCCCCAGCCGTACGGACAGGGGCATGCGCCTCAGCAGTACGGGCCGGGACAGCAGTACGGGCCGGGGCAGCCTTACGGGCAGCCGCAGGCGTATGGGCAGGGGCAGGCGCCTCAGCAGTACGGGCAGGGGCAGGCGCCTCAGCAGTACGGGCAGGGGCAGCCGCCTCAGCAGTACGGGCAGGGCCAGCTGTACGGGCAGGGGCAGCAGTACGGGCAGGCGCCTCAGCACTACGGGCAGGGGCAGCAGGGCTACGGGCAGCGGCCGTACGGTCAGTAGTCCGCCGGCGCGGGGCCGGCGAGAAATTGCGCGGTGAATGTTCGCCAGATGCCTGTGGAGATGTCGCGGATGATTACCGCTCCACAGCCGACCCGTGGTCGAGAGCCGAGGGCGGGCGTGCGCGCCTAGCGTGACGCCATGACCTCTTCGCATTGCTGCACGACCGAAGCGTCACTCGTGTCGACCGTGACCGGCATGCTCGGCTATTGCCCGAGCGAGAGCCTGGTGCTGCTTCCACTGACGGGCCGCGTCGGCGGCGCCATACTGCGATTCGACCTTCCCGCCCGCGACATCATGCTGCCGCGCGACGACCTCGACAGCTGGGTGAACCTGGCCCTCGGCCTCGCGCTCCACGTCGACGACATCACGGCGATCGCGGCGATCGTGTTCGCCGACGAGCAGATCGCCGCCCCGCCGCGGACGGAGCTCGTCGGCGCGCTCGCGCGGGGTGCCGACCGGACCGGGCTGCGCCTGGTCGTGCCACTCTTTCGAGCGCAGAACGCCTGGGGTCGCTATAACGCGACCGCGTCGGTCGACGAGCCACTCCTTCGGTCGCTCGACGAGCTCGGTGACGCGGGACGGATGCAGCTCACGCAGCCGCCACGTGAAGTCGTCGATCGAGGCGACGCCGAGACGATGCGCTTGACCAAATCCGCTCGCAGGGTAGAACGGGGCGAAAGCGCCGACGCTCTGCTCGACCGGATGCTGGCGCGCGAGTCCTCCGAGATACACCCCGACGATGTCGAGATGTTGTGCTCCACGGTTGCCGAAGCGGCCGCGGTGCCGCACGCCCAGGATCACCTGCTTGCGCGCATCGCGTTCGGCCGGCCCTCGGGCGCCGCTGTCCGCCGATCGGCGGCATCGGGGCTCCGTGGCGGTGGCTGGGAAGCACACCAGGCGCACGGCGGAGGACCCGGTGCTGGCTCCGAGACGGCCGTCGAGTCATACGAGCACGGGCTGCTCTACGATGCATTCGATCCCGATCGATGTGAACGCGCGTTACCGCTGCTCCGCGCGATTGTTCGCCGATCCGATCCTCCCCTTCGCGCCGGACTCCTCGCGGTCATCGCGTGGACGCACTGGGCGCTCGGTCACGGCAGCCTCGCGGGGGGCTACGCAGATCAGGCACTCGCGGCAGCGCCCTCGTTGGAACTCGCCCACGAGGTGCGGATGCTCGTCGACGGCGGGACCGTGGCCCCATGGTTCGGGAAGCCGCCTCAGCGATGCACGCCCGAGCCCGTCGCGCTCGACGACGTCGGGAGCGGTGGGGAACGGCCGGCCTCCTCGCACAAGCGCGGGCGGATCGGGAGGAGCGCCGAACGCGACTCGAACGATCTTCACGGCTTCGACGCGGCGTGATGGAGGATCACTCGACACGTGGCGATAGCGCGCCGATTCTGCTCGCCGAGACACCCGCCGAACGGGAGGAACGTCCCATCTCTCTGCCGCGGGCGCCGAGGGAACTGCCGTCGAGCCCGTTTCCGTGGCTCATGATGCTCACCCCGGCGGCACTCGGCGTCGGCCTCGTCGTGATGACCGGGTCGTCGTTCGCGCTCATGTTCGCGGCCATCGGACCGCTCCTCGCCCTCGGCAGCGTCGTCGACCATGCGGTGCAGCGAAGGGCCACGTACCGCCGGGAGGACGAGCAGTTCGACCGGGCGATCCGCGAGGCAACCGCCGACATCGCGAAACGGGCGGCACGGGAGCGGGCGCGGCGGCTCGCACGCCACCCTCCGGTCGCGGCGATCGTGAACGGCGAGGTCGCGCCCGTAGCCACGGCGCCCGACGACGATGTCGGCGCCACCGTCGCGCTCGGCACGACGTCGGTGCCGAGCGGTATCCGCCTCGATGCCACCGACGTCGCCGAAGATCGGCGTCTCGCCGACCTCGTTGAATCCGCGCGCGTCATCGACGGCGTGCCGTACGTGGAGACCGTTCGCGCGTGCGCGATCGCAGGGCCCCACGAGCGTGCCGTGGGCGCCGCCTTCGCACTGCTCATCGACCTCGCGGCGCGACGGCCCGCCGGGGTGGAACTCCGTCTCGGTGGTTCGATCGCGCACCGTGTCGTCGCGGCCGAGATCCTACGGACCGGCTTGCACGGCGAGCGAGCGATCGTCGTGGCAGCTTCCGCTGCTCGCGAGGGTCGCCCAGCTGGGCCGAAGACTCGACCTTCCACGGGCCCGATTTCGCGACCAGGCGACGCCGGCCGGGTTCGCTTCCAGCTCACGCTGGTCGACCACGCGACTTCGGCGCCCGCGGGCACCGATGTCGTGCTCGACCTGTCAGATCCCGCCTCGGCAACGGTTCGCTCGGCGGGGGGCGACACACGCGTCACCCCGCAGCTCGTCGAGTCCGCAGATTTCCAGCGGTGGGCGCGGCACCACCTCGAATCACGGCGCCGGCGCGGGTTCTCGGCCCCTCCCGCCCGGACGCTCCCAGACAGGATCGAGCTCGACGGGATCCTGCGGTCTCGGC
This sequence is a window from Pseudoclavibacter endophyticus. Protein-coding genes within it:
- the atpB gene encoding F0F1 ATP synthase subunit A, whose product is MLPCSRQEITLFASALNLPVFTAAARGGDGEFHPPSLDYEFDLPLFLHTFFGIPDDQPYDLNRIILVRLIAILAMVVLFWLAFRRPKIVPGKLQSLGELGIGFVKSNIVDDVLGERLGKKYLPLLAAMFFGIFFMNITGIIPGLNIGGTSTIAMPLVLAVVSYIAFIYAGFREAGVGTFFRNALFPPGVPWPMYILLTPIELVNIFIVRPVSLALRLFLNLMVGHLLLVLCFGATHFFVFTLGGVDSFFAIPTLLGGFIMTLVELLVSVLQAFVFTLLTAVYIQQAAAKTH
- the atpE gene encoding ATP synthase F0 subunit C, with the protein product MDTTTLAEISGNIATVGYGLAAIGPGIGIGIVAGKTVEAMARQPEMAGRLQVTMFLGIAFTELLAFIGVATYFIFQ
- a CDS encoding F0F1 ATP synthase subunit B — translated: MISNAVAAAEESDFNVLVPPLYDIVWSLVVFIVIALFFWKFVIPMFTKVINEREEKIEGGLKKAEQAQAEAANKQAEHEELLKEARAEAAGIREQARAEAEAIRAEKKAELQAELDRQTATAKAQIEAERQAAVVSLRSEVGSLAVGLASGVVGESLKDDQRANALVDRFLADLDNDQKAGTQY
- a CDS encoding F0F1 ATP synthase subunit delta, giving the protein MGSATKHALRTLKGEVDRAAGATLATGAELFDAIDVIVQQSQLRQALADASADAAAKRAVVERVFGARFDPRAVSLIASASTQRWSNESEFALGLQELGVRAVSQFSGEHDRISQELQGFLDVVTSNPDLELTLGSKLSDPEGKRRIIDRVFASHLGEATLTILRHLVSLPAGRRTRRLVGWAQDIVADQASRQVATVTVARPIDEAQFARLQGALARHFGRPVTIAQVVDPAVIGGLRVQFGDDVIDSTVQSKLGHLRRQFA
- the atpA gene encoding F0F1 ATP synthase subunit alpha, which codes for MSELTINPDEIRSALQDFAATYRPQETTATEVGRVIDAADGIAHVEGLPSAMANELLRFGDGTLGLALNLDENEIGVVILGEFAGIVEGLEVHRTGEVLSVAVGDGYLGRVVDPLGNPIDGLGEIEAEGRRALELQAPGVMQRKSVHEPLETGIKAIDAMIPVGRGQRQLIIGDRQTGKTAIAIDAIINQKANWESGDPTKQVRCIYVAIGQKGSTIASVKGALEDAGAMEYTTIVAAPASNAAGFKYIAPYTGSAIGQHWMYGGKHVLIIFDDLSKQAEAYRAVSLLLRRPPGREAYPGDVFYLHSRLLERCAKLSDELGGGSMTGLPIIETKANDVAAYIPTNVISITDGQIFLQSDLFNANQRPAVDVGISVSRVGGDAQRKHIKKVSGTLKLELAQYRSMQAFAMFASDLDATTRRQLERGARLTELLKQPQYSPYPSEDQVVSVWAGTNGKLDDVAVEDVLRFESEMLDYFRRNTTVLDTLRESGKLEDETLAEIEAGVDAFRKTFQTGEGKPLTSVGHEEFEATAEEDVNQEQIVRGKR
- a CDS encoding F0F1 ATP synthase subunit gamma, translated to MGAQLRVYRQKIRSAQTMKKVTRAMELVSTSRIAKARARMAESNPYARAVTQAVSAVATHSDIDHILTTEREQVRRAAVVVFTSDRGLNGAFSASALKEAEQLTELLRSQGKQVEYYLVGRKAQGYFAFRQRPSVRQWSGSTDRPTFETAQEIGEELVGRFSTPYEDGGVEEIHIIYNRFVSMVTQEPTVVRLLPLEVVEGVDEPGDHELFPLYDFEPDADSVLHALLPVYIEARLFNAMLHSAASEHAARQRAMKSATDNADKLVNDYTRLANNARQAEITQQISEIVGGADALAAS
- the atpD gene encoding F0F1 ATP synthase subunit beta, translated to MTNTLLAQGEAATQAGVGRIARVTGPVVDIEFPHNAIPGIYNALETEVRLGEETQRLTLEVAQHLGDDLVRAIALKPTDGLVRGQEVRDTGAPISVPVGDVTKGKVFNVTGDVLNDAMITEPYEITERWPIHREPPAFDQLESKTQLFETGIKVIDLLTPYVLGGKIGLFGGAGVGKTVLIQEMIQRVASDHGGVSVFAGVGERTREGNDLIFEMEEAGVFDKTALVFGQMDEPPGTRLRVALSALTMAEYFRDVQQQDVLLFIDNIFRFTQAGSEVSTLLGRMPSAVGYQPNLADEMGLLQERITSTRGHSITSLQAIYVPADDYTDPAPATTFAHLDATTELSREIASRGLYPAVDPLTSTSRILDPRYLGADHYRVATTVKQILQKNKELQEIIAILGVDELPEEDKITVSRARRIQQFLSQNTYMAKKFTGVEGSTVPLKETVESFDAISRGDFDHVPEQAFFNVGPISDVEEKFAQMQKEQG
- a CDS encoding F0F1 ATP synthase subunit epsilon encodes the protein MAGASQLSVNVVSATSQVWEGDARQVVARTTEGEIGVLPGHEPVLAILGDGQVRVTSVDGSVVTATAADGFLSVNNDVVTIVARRASLNKGE
- a CDS encoding YaaA family protein, which translates into the protein MTSGFLVLLPPSETKRDGGISAFGPDAPAAASLAEAARDPSASLSWPSMGSVRDELVGDLVALAGDAERMAAAFKLSDKLAAVEAERNRALRTAPRLPAVLRYTGVLYDALDAGSLDAEACRWLAGHVAIHSALYGLVGAGEPIAAYRCSANSRLPGRSLKQRWASRVADALTAHDGTVLDLRSNGYRALGAAGARSIVADIVTDDGAGGVRALNHFNKQAKGELVRALAVSERGRALPPDVDVDRLCATLGEVGFHAEPVSASRLRCWANDSVHA
- a CDS encoding DUF5684 domain-containing protein is translated as MESDMPVPGWASVLIGAFVYLLLIAGIYVLYAITMAALFKKMGIEGWKAWVPIYNSWTFLEAGGQKGYWALFSLIGLSIIPLIFMIIGALRIQKGFGKDAWWIVLFIVLSPVWCGVLGWGSDVYDPRRIDVAGGAGPFAPSGYGAPQPYGQGHAPQQYGPGQQYGPGQPYGQPQAYGQGQAPQQYGQGQAPQQYGQGQPPQQYGQGQLYGQGQQYGQAPQHYGQGQQGYGQRPYGQ
- a CDS encoding DUF4192 family protein — translated: MTSSHCCTTEASLVSTVTGMLGYCPSESLVLLPLTGRVGGAILRFDLPARDIMLPRDDLDSWVNLALGLALHVDDITAIAAIVFADEQIAAPPRTELVGALARGADRTGLRLVVPLFRAQNAWGRYNATASVDEPLLRSLDELGDAGRMQLTQPPREVVDRGDAETMRLTKSARRVERGESADALLDRMLARESSEIHPDDVEMLCSTVAEAAAVPHAQDHLLARIAFGRPSGAAVRRSAASGLRGGGWEAHQAHGGGPGAGSETAVESYEHGLLYDAFDPDRCERALPLLRAIVRRSDPPLRAGLLAVIAWTHWALGHGSLAGGYADQALAAAPSLELAHEVRMLVDGGTVAPWFGKPPQRCTPEPVALDDVGSGGERPASSHKRGRIGRSAERDSNDLHGFDAA